In the genome of Chelonia mydas isolate rCheMyd1 chromosome 26, rCheMyd1.pri.v2, whole genome shotgun sequence, one region contains:
- the LOC102945580 gene encoding D(1) dopamine receptor has translation MDGLYLLGGGDGLEMINDTLSRTSWVEEDNSELSLRVAMAALLFFLILSTLLGNTLVCVAVIKFRHLRSKVTNFFVISLAVSDLFVAVLVMPWKAVAEVAGFWPFRGFCDVWVAFDIMCSTASILNLCIISMDRYWAISSPFRYERKMTQRVAFIMIGVAWLLSILISFIPVQLRWHKASELLAQQEPGSNSTQGSEENCDSSLNRTYAISSSLISFYIPVAIMIVTYTRIFRIAQRQIRRISSLERAVEHAQNCHSNDCPHEASLKNSFKKETKVLKTLSIIMGVFVFCWLPFFVLNCMVPFCDLGLHDPGELPCVSETVFNIFVWFGWANSSLNPIIYAFNADFRRAFATILACGRLCPSNAVETVNFSNELVSYHHDTTYQKDVVTLSDPHLLPHATLQAEDNELTFDKVSQISKTSHNNHANAILPAVVHVECEMDISLEKITPFTSSVLD, from the coding sequence ATGGATGGGCTTTACCTGCTAGGAGGGGGAGATGGGCTGGAGATGATCAATGACACCCTCAGCAGGACAAGTTGGGTGGAGGAGGACAACTCGGAGCTGTCCTTGCGGGTGGCGATGGCTGCCCTGCTCTTCTTCCTCATCCTCTCTACCTTGCTGGGCAACACCCTGGTGTGCGTGGCTGTGATCAAGTTCCGGCACCTGCGCTCCAAGGTCACCAACTTCTTCGTCATCTCGCTGGCTGTCTCCGACCTGTTTGTGGCCGTGCTGGTGATGCCGTGGAAGGCAGTCGCTGAGGTGGCCGGCTTCTGGCCTTTCAGGGGCTTCTGTGATGTCTGGGTGGCCTTTGACATCATGTGCTCCACAGCCTCCATCCTCAACCTGTGCATTATCAGCATGGACCGGTACTGGGCCATCTCCAGCCCCTTCCGCTACGAGAGGAAGATGACCCAGCGAGTGGCTTTCATCATGATTGGGGTGGCTTGGCTGCTCTCCATTTTGATCTCCTTCATCCCTGTGCAGCTGAGGTGGCACAAAGCCAGTGAGCTCCTTGCCCAGCAGGAACCCGGCTCCAACTCCACACAGGGCTCAGAGGAGAACTGTGACTCCAGCCTCAACAGGACCTATGCCATCTCCTCATCCCTCATCAGCTTCTACATCCCCGTCGCCATCATGATCGTCACGTACACCAGGATCTTCCGCATCGCTCAGCGGCAGATCCGCAGGATCTCCTCTCTGGAGAGAGCTGTGGAGCATGCCCAGAACTGCCACAGCAATGACTGCCCCCACGAGGCCTCCCTGAAGAACTCTTTCAAgaaggagaccaaagtcctcAAGACCCTCTCCATCATCATGGGAGTcttcgtcttctgctggctgcccttcttCGTGCTCAACTGCATGGTGCCCTTCTGCGACCTTGGCCTGCACGATCCCGGGGAGCTGCCCTGTGTCAGCGAGACAGTCTTCAACATCTTTGTCTGGTTCGGCTGGGCCAACTCCTCCCTCAACCCCATCATCTACGCTTTCAATGCTGACTTCAGGAGGGCCTTTGCCACCATCCTGGCCTGCGGCCGTCTCTGCCCCAGCAATGCGGTGGAGACGGTGAATTTCAGCAACGAGCTGGTCTCCTACCACCATGATACCACCTACCAGAAGGACGTGGTGACTCTCAGCGACCCGCACCTTCTCCCCCATGCCACCCTGCAGGCAGAAGACAATGAGCTGACTTTTGACAAAGTGTCGCAGATCTCCAAGACCTCCCACAACAACCATGCCAACGCCATCTTGCCAGCCGTGGTCCATGTGGAGTGCGAGATGGATATATCACTGGAGAAGATCACTCCCTTCACCTCCAGTGTGCTGGATTGA